One window of Saprospiraceae bacterium genomic DNA carries:
- a CDS encoding metal ABC transporter permease has translation MQEILSYLYDFFSSDLGLRTLIISILVGAMCGMLGCFIVLRNMALIGDALSHAILPGIVLAFIVAGYSTLGFFVGSVLAGLLSAFLITWLQQKVRIKNDAAIGIIFTFMFSIGIIGISWISGKQGVHLDLKDFLFGNLLSVSQEDLYMSIIMLMLVTLIIIVFYRPLFVTTFQPVIAGTMGINSGAMHYLLMLLLSLVVVASLRSVGVILVVSMLITPASAALLIADRLHRVLIWASLLGSLSAILGLILSIAFDFPVGPSMAVMTTFIYALIALFAPKRGFIPRLQARKNLQQRILIEDILKRASKNPIHESVSIDQFSSITGQTESQLIKWMKKLERLGLMRSFENGFQLTDQGRIRANQIVRAHRLWETFLVEEVGLNADQIHEDAEFIEHHLSEDDLNRLDEQLGYPETDPHGSPIPK, from the coding sequence ATGCAAGAAATACTTAGTTATTTATACGACTTCTTTAGCTCGGATCTCGGGTTGCGAACTTTAATAATCTCCATTTTGGTAGGTGCCATGTGTGGTATGCTAGGCTGTTTCATTGTGTTAAGAAACATGGCTTTAATTGGAGACGCCCTATCCCATGCCATTTTACCTGGCATTGTCCTTGCATTTATTGTAGCTGGCTACTCTACCCTCGGCTTTTTTGTTGGATCTGTTCTTGCGGGATTACTCTCCGCCTTTTTAATCACCTGGTTGCAACAAAAGGTACGGATTAAAAATGATGCGGCCATCGGAATCATCTTTACGTTTATGTTTTCCATTGGCATCATTGGAATCTCCTGGATCAGTGGCAAACAAGGCGTTCATTTGGATTTAAAGGATTTTCTTTTTGGAAATTTATTGTCCGTTTCACAGGAAGACCTCTATATGAGCATCATTATGCTGATGCTGGTGACCTTAATAATTATTGTATTCTATAGACCTCTGTTTGTAACCACATTCCAACCGGTTATTGCGGGGACCATGGGTATCAATTCGGGAGCCATGCATTACCTGTTGATGTTATTGCTGTCATTGGTGGTAGTGGCTTCTCTTCGCAGCGTCGGAGTCATCTTGGTGGTTTCTATGTTAATTACCCCTGCTTCAGCAGCCCTTTTGATAGCAGATCGACTTCACAGGGTATTGATTTGGGCCAGTCTATTAGGCTCCCTTTCAGCAATATTGGGTTTAATCCTGTCCATTGCATTTGATTTTCCAGTAGGGCCTTCCATGGCCGTAATGACTACATTCATATATGCACTCATCGCTTTATTCGCTCCTAAACGCGGATTTATACCCCGTTTACAAGCTCGCAAAAATCTTCAACAAAGGATATTAATTGAGGATATCTTAAAAAGAGCATCCAAGAATCCAATCCATGAATCGGTAAGCATTGATCAATTTTCAAGCATTACCGGACAAACAGAATCTCAATTAATTAAATGGATGAAAAAGTTGGAGCGACTTGGACTGATGCGTTCTTTTGAAAATGGATTTCAACTTACGGACCAAGGAAGAATCCGTGCCAATCAAATTGTGCGTGCGCATCGATTGTGGGAAACCTTTTTAGTAGAAGAAGTAGGCCTGAATGCGGATCAGATCCATGAAGATGCAGAATTTATTGAGCACCATTTATCTGAAGATGATTTAAACCGACTGGACGAACAATTGGGATATCCAGAAACTGATCCACATGGATCTCCGATTCCTAAATAA
- a CDS encoding ribosome-binding factor A — translation MDSIRQKQVSELLRRQFSYVLAAEGAYIYGNSVLVTITSVSVSPDFSLAKVYLSIFNTEDKQSVILQMEEHYARLKQALHQRIKKQIRTMPELKFYIDDMMDEVYKVDALFKKFEK, via the coding sequence ATGGATTCTATAAGGCAAAAACAGGTATCTGAGCTTCTTAGACGTCAATTTAGCTACGTGCTTGCTGCCGAGGGAGCCTACATCTATGGAAATAGCGTTTTGGTGACAATAACCAGTGTTTCAGTTAGTCCTGATTTTAGCTTGGCTAAAGTGTATTTGAGTATATTTAATACGGAAGATAAACAATCGGTCATCCTGCAAATGGAAGAACACTATGCGCGTTTAAAGCAAGCTTTACACCAACGGATTAAAAAACAAATCCGAACCATGCCTGAATTAAAGTTTTATATAGACGACATGATGGATGAAGTGTATAAAGTTGATGCACTGTTCAAGAAGTTTGAAAAGTAA
- the recG gene encoding ATP-dependent DNA helicase RecG produces the protein MSSVKLFPDSPIEFLKGVGPQKAIALKEQLNIRTLGDLIEYFPFRYVDKTIMHRIDEINQEGSYYQLLGKIQSLEEKGFGKTKRLTAIFQDGSGFLELIWFQNYQWIRQKLESGKEFIIYGKLNLSGLQKSMAHPELEELNPAIPQNKLRFDPVYSSNEKLISKGLDTKGLRRILFHVFQNLEPLSIHENLPDYILQKYQLPERYECLLNIHFPPNAHALHQARQRLKFEELFFMQLRMIRAMMLRKSKSVSFQFDLNKDGYLNFFETKLPFHLTKAQQKVLEEITADLSTGKQMNRLLQGDVGSGKTIVALLVMVLANSNGFQACIMAPTEVLANQHYQSIGQLLKDTGFACALLSSNVKGKEREKLLSQLKEGTIAILIGTHAVLEDPVKFQNLGLVVIDEQHRFGVEQRAKLWSKSKSLPPHILVMTATPIPRTLAMSLYGDLDVSIIDELPPDRKPIKTLHFTEILRGKLFEFMKDQIRLGRQIYIVFPLIEESEKLDIENLELGYEKLLESFPMPKYQIAVVHGRLRPKDKELEMQRFIQQRAQIMVATTVIEVGVNVPNASIMIIENAERFGLAQLHQLRGRVGRGADQSYCVLMSADRLSPDAKNRIQIMCRTNDGFEIAEEDLKIRGPGNLDGTQQSGLIALKVADIVEDQQILLTARKLAEAILLRDPELKHPVNARLRQQLDPEISGQNLAIIS, from the coding sequence ATGAGTTCAGTTAAACTATTTCCAGACAGTCCAATTGAATTTTTGAAAGGCGTAGGCCCTCAAAAAGCAATTGCATTAAAGGAACAGTTAAACATCCGAACCCTTGGAGACCTGATTGAATATTTTCCATTTCGTTATGTCGACAAAACCATCATGCATCGCATTGATGAAATCAATCAGGAAGGATCTTATTATCAATTACTCGGTAAAATTCAAAGTCTGGAAGAAAAAGGCTTTGGCAAAACAAAACGATTAACAGCAATTTTTCAAGACGGGAGTGGATTTCTTGAATTGATTTGGTTTCAAAATTATCAATGGATTAGACAAAAACTTGAATCTGGAAAAGAGTTTATTATTTATGGAAAATTAAATCTATCCGGATTGCAAAAATCAATGGCACATCCTGAATTAGAAGAATTGAATCCAGCGATTCCTCAAAACAAACTGCGTTTCGATCCGGTCTATTCAAGCAATGAAAAACTAATCTCCAAAGGTCTTGACACCAAAGGACTTCGAAGAATTTTATTTCATGTTTTTCAAAACCTTGAACCCCTATCCATTCATGAAAATTTACCAGATTACATCCTACAGAAATATCAATTACCAGAAAGATATGAATGCTTATTAAACATTCACTTTCCTCCAAATGCCCACGCATTGCATCAGGCGCGGCAACGCCTCAAGTTTGAAGAATTGTTTTTTATGCAATTGCGCATGATTCGTGCCATGATGTTGCGAAAAAGCAAAAGCGTTAGCTTTCAGTTTGACTTAAATAAGGATGGCTATCTGAATTTCTTTGAAACGAAACTCCCCTTTCATTTGACAAAAGCGCAACAAAAAGTTTTAGAAGAAATAACCGCTGATCTAAGTACAGGCAAACAAATGAACCGATTGCTTCAAGGTGATGTCGGAAGTGGCAAAACCATCGTTGCCTTATTGGTCATGGTACTTGCAAATTCAAATGGATTTCAAGCCTGCATCATGGCGCCCACTGAAGTTTTAGCAAACCAGCACTATCAAAGCATCGGTCAATTATTAAAGGACACTGGATTTGCATGTGCTTTATTAAGTTCTAATGTTAAAGGAAAAGAACGGGAAAAACTGCTAAGTCAACTAAAGGAAGGAACCATTGCTATTTTAATTGGCACTCATGCTGTCTTAGAAGATCCGGTTAAATTTCAGAATCTTGGTTTGGTCGTTATAGATGAACAACACCGGTTTGGAGTTGAACAACGCGCTAAACTTTGGTCAAAATCCAAATCACTTCCACCCCACATTCTGGTGATGACGGCAACTCCAATACCCAGAACCCTGGCCATGAGTTTGTATGGCGATTTAGATGTTTCTATCATCGACGAACTCCCACCAGATCGCAAGCCGATCAAAACCTTGCATTTTACAGAAATCCTTCGCGGCAAACTGTTTGAATTTATGAAAGATCAAATTCGACTGGGCCGTCAAATTTATATCGTATTTCCACTGATTGAAGAATCTGAAAAATTGGATATAGAGAACCTTGAATTGGGTTATGAAAAGTTGTTAGAATCCTTTCCAATGCCCAAATACCAAATTGCTGTGGTGCACGGTCGCCTGCGGCCCAAAGACAAAGAATTGGAAATGCAGCGATTTATTCAACAACGAGCCCAAATCATGGTGGCCACAACGGTTATTGAAGTAGGCGTAAACGTTCCAAATGCTTCCATCATGATTATTGAAAATGCCGAACGATTTGGGTTGGCACAATTACATCAACTTCGTGGGCGGGTTGGCAGAGGGGCCGATCAATCGTATTGCGTTTTGATGAGTGCCGATCGACTCAGTCCAGATGCGAAAAACCGGATTCAGATTATGTGCCGCACCAATGATGGCTTTGAGATCGCAGAAGAAGATCTTAAAATCAGAGGCCCCGGCAATTTGGATGGAACCCAACAAAGTGGTTTGATCGCGTTAAAAGTAGCCGATATTGTTGAAGATCAGCAGATTCTACTTACTGCTCGCAAACTTGCAGAAGCGATCCTCCTGAGAGATCCGGAATTAAAACATCCCGTCAACGCACGCTTAAGACAGCAGTTGGATCCTGAAATTTCAGGCCAGAATCTTGCAATAATATCCTAA
- a CDS encoding ankyrin repeat domain-containing protein: MKKAFLSLLAVASVVLNVYSQQTLQSAIEQSDSRFVKEWIASGHDVNNILIVNDQKLTPLAYAALKANPEMVNLLLNRGAQVNQKTEFQDALMFAAMGGNTEIIETLLTAGANPMNENKMGKCARDLAKDAGHSAAHQLLSIETEKRVTAQRAKRLK, from the coding sequence ATGAAAAAAGCATTTCTTAGTTTATTAGCTGTAGCAAGCGTGGTCCTGAATGTATACAGTCAGCAGACCCTTCAATCCGCAATTGAACAATCGGATTCCCGATTTGTGAAAGAATGGATCGCATCGGGACATGATGTAAATAATATCCTCATTGTCAACGATCAAAAATTAACTCCTTTAGCCTATGCAGCACTAAAGGCAAATCCGGAAATGGTCAATTTATTATTGAACCGGGGTGCTCAGGTTAATCAAAAAACAGAATTTCAAGATGCATTGATGTTTGCTGCTATGGGTGGCAATACAGAAATCATTGAAACCTTATTAACCGCTGGTGCCAATCCAATGAATGAAAATAAAATGGGGAAATGTGCACGAGATTTGGCCAAAGATGCCGGTCACAGTGCTGCTCACCAATTATTGAGTATCGAAACAGAGAAACGAGTTACTGCTCAGAGAGCAAAAAGACTGAAATAA
- a CDS encoding 3-phosphoglycerate dehydrogenase — protein MSWKILVTDGLEESGISALKSHGFTVDLKKLEAAELPNNLIHYQGIIVRSATKIRQDLIKSCPNLKFIARAGVGMDNIDVDAARAQGIKVINTPASSSRSVAELSMAHIYNLSRNLQLSNRNLKDKSSFVELKKSLSKATELKGKTLLIIGMGRIGRELGLLALGSGMQILAHDPFINQLSLNFELQGQSILIPVSLVSLEEGLPEADYISMHSPFDGNQILTPARFAIMKKNACVINTSRGENLDEVALLNALDSDQLAGAGLDVFQNEPEVNPLLLNHPKISVSPHIGASTLDAQQRIAEELVTQIVSLYEQSCDE, from the coding sequence ATGAGCTGGAAAATATTAGTTACAGATGGCCTCGAAGAATCAGGCATATCAGCCTTAAAATCTCACGGGTTTACTGTGGACCTTAAAAAACTAGAAGCAGCGGAGCTTCCAAATAATTTAATCCATTATCAAGGGATTATTGTCAGAAGTGCAACGAAAATTCGTCAGGATCTGATTAAAAGTTGTCCGAATCTGAAATTTATTGCCCGTGCAGGCGTAGGCATGGATAACATCGATGTTGATGCAGCCAGAGCACAAGGCATTAAAGTAATTAATACACCTGCATCTTCTTCCCGTTCCGTGGCCGAGTTAAGCATGGCCCATATTTATAATTTAAGCCGAAACCTCCAGCTCAGCAATCGCAATTTAAAGGACAAAAGCAGTTTTGTCGAACTTAAAAAGAGTCTGTCAAAAGCTACTGAATTAAAAGGCAAAACGCTGCTCATCATTGGCATGGGCAGAATTGGAAGGGAATTGGGTTTATTGGCTCTAGGATCGGGTATGCAAATCCTCGCACACGATCCTTTTATTAATCAGCTATCCTTGAATTTTGAATTGCAAGGACAATCCATTTTAATTCCTGTTAGTTTGGTAAGCTTAGAAGAAGGACTTCCTGAAGCAGATTACATCAGCATGCATTCTCCGTTTGATGGAAATCAAATCCTCACACCAGCGCGCTTTGCAATCATGAAAAAAAACGCTTGTGTCATTAATACTTCCCGTGGTGAAAATCTGGATGAAGTTGCTTTGCTAAATGCATTGGATTCAGACCAATTAGCCGGTGCAGGATTGGATGTTTTTCAAAATGAACCGGAAGTAAATCCGCTTTTGTTAAATCACCCAAAAATTTCAGTGAGTCCACATATTGGAGCTTCTACCCTCGATGCTCAGCAACGAATTGCTGAAGAACTCGTAACACAAATTGTGAGCTTGTATGAGCAAAGTTGTGATGAGTAA
- a CDS encoding type III pantothenate kinase, which translates to MDKLCIDIGNSRIKLALMEEGKVKRYAVHWIKEETAIIKWLEEVEFEKGIYSSVLAQDPDWLLAFKDKRKLIRLSSNTNLPLKIHYKTPETLGTDRIAAMAGALALYKKGALLVVNAGTCITYDLVNNHGEFIGGNIAPGLEMRCKAMHDYTASLPLIKVHDPGNSFIGYDTVSAMENGALQGIVLEIEGYFVRLRKNYPELHVVLSGGNAPFLVNHLKISIFAEPYLVLKGLNTILDYQ; encoded by the coding sequence ATGGACAAATTGTGCATTGACATTGGCAATAGCCGGATAAAACTGGCTTTAATGGAGGAAGGCAAAGTCAAGCGCTATGCCGTTCATTGGATCAAAGAAGAAACGGCCATTATCAAATGGTTGGAAGAAGTAGAATTTGAAAAAGGAATTTATTCCAGTGTATTGGCTCAGGATCCGGATTGGCTGCTGGCGTTTAAAGATAAAAGAAAATTAATACGCCTGAGTTCTAATACCAACCTGCCATTGAAAATACACTATAAAACGCCTGAGACGCTGGGTACTGACCGGATCGCTGCAATGGCAGGGGCTTTAGCGCTCTATAAAAAAGGAGCCTTGCTGGTCGTAAATGCAGGTACCTGCATCACCTACGATTTAGTAAACAATCACGGTGAATTTATTGGGGGAAATATTGCCCCCGGCCTGGAAATGCGCTGTAAAGCAATGCACGATTATACGGCCAGTTTGCCGCTCATTAAAGTTCATGATCCCGGAAATTCCTTTATAGGTTACGATACCGTAAGTGCCATGGAAAATGGTGCCCTTCAAGGCATTGTGCTTGAAATTGAGGGTTATTTTGTCAGACTTCGTAAAAACTATCCGGAGCTTCACGTCGTTTTAAGTGGTGGGAATGCTCCTTTTTTGGTAAATCACTTGAAAATAAGCATTTTTGCGGAACCTTACCTGGTTCTTAAAGGCCTCAATACCATTTTAGATTATCAATGA
- the purH gene encoding bifunctional phosphoribosylaminoimidazolecarboxamide formyltransferase/IMP cyclohydrolase, with translation MNAKRIHSALISVYNKEGLDEIATRLHDLGIVIYSTGGTQAYLETLGIPVVAVENITEYPSILGGRVKTLHPKVFGGILAIRNPDHLSQLAHFQIPLIDLVIVDLYPFQETRRTRTDHQEIIEKIDIGGISLIRAGAKNYEDVVIISSAMQYPTIIEILKNNAISQIEERKQLAGQAFQLSSAYDAAIADYFGASTNIKISLRYGENPHQQAHFLGDLNACFDILSGKELSYNNILDLDAACNLIADFYKGPACFAVIKHTNVCGIAIRDTLLQAWEDALAGDPVSAFGGILICNKPLDLHTAEKINSLFYEILIAPAFESGVIELLSAKKNRILILLKQLPLSSWSSRTALNGVLNQEMDLHQQEANGLNLVTKRQATELEIVDLLFASHCAKHLKSNAITLVRNQQLIGMGCGQTSRVDACKQAIEKARAMGFDPAGSVMASEAFFPFPDCVELAAQAGIKAIIQPGGSVNDIKSIHKADELGLSMVFTGIRHFKH, from the coding sequence ATGAACGCTAAACGAATCCACTCGGCTTTAATTTCTGTTTATAATAAAGAGGGTCTTGATGAAATTGCTACCAGATTGCACGATTTGGGAATCGTAATTTATTCCACAGGTGGGACTCAAGCATATCTCGAAACTTTAGGAATTCCAGTTGTAGCCGTTGAAAACATTACAGAATACCCTTCTATTTTAGGAGGACGCGTAAAAACATTGCACCCAAAAGTTTTTGGGGGTATTTTGGCCATTCGAAATCCAGATCATTTATCTCAATTGGCACATTTTCAAATCCCTTTAATAGATTTGGTAATCGTTGATCTATACCCGTTTCAGGAAACCAGAAGGACCCGTACCGATCACCAGGAAATCATTGAAAAAATTGACATTGGTGGCATTTCACTCATTCGGGCAGGAGCAAAAAATTATGAAGACGTGGTCATCATTTCTTCTGCCATGCAATACCCAACAATAATTGAGATTTTAAAGAATAATGCGATATCGCAAATTGAAGAACGCAAGCAATTGGCCGGACAAGCATTTCAGCTGAGCAGTGCGTACGATGCAGCGATTGCAGATTATTTTGGAGCTTCTACCAATATTAAAATTTCACTTCGATATGGTGAAAATCCGCACCAACAAGCACATTTTTTAGGTGATCTGAATGCGTGTTTTGATATTCTGTCAGGAAAAGAATTGTCGTATAATAATATTCTGGATCTGGATGCGGCTTGCAATTTAATTGCAGATTTTTATAAGGGTCCGGCCTGTTTTGCAGTGATCAAACATACCAATGTATGTGGGATTGCCATTCGGGATACGTTATTACAAGCCTGGGAAGATGCTTTGGCAGGAGATCCTGTTTCAGCCTTTGGTGGGATTCTAATTTGTAACAAGCCACTAGATCTCCATACTGCAGAAAAAATCAATTCCTTGTTTTATGAAATACTCATAGCGCCTGCTTTTGAATCTGGGGTCATTGAACTGTTAAGTGCAAAGAAAAATCGCATACTCATTTTATTGAAACAGCTGCCTCTAAGCTCTTGGAGCAGTCGAACGGCTTTAAATGGAGTTTTAAATCAGGAAATGGATCTTCACCAACAAGAAGCCAATGGATTAAATCTCGTTACAAAAAGACAAGCAACGGAATTGGAAATTGTGGATCTTTTATTTGCTTCGCATTGCGCAAAGCATTTAAAATCAAATGCAATTACTCTTGTGAGAAACCAGCAATTAATCGGAATGGGATGTGGACAAACTTCAAGGGTTGATGCTTGCAAACAAGCCATTGAAAAGGCCAGAGCCATGGGCTTTGATCCTGCTGGAAGCGTGATGGCCTCTGAAGCATTTTTTCCATTTCCGGATTGTGTTGAACTGGCAGCACAGGCAGGAATTAAAGCAATCATACAACCCGGAGGATCCGTCAATGATATAAAGAGCATTCATAAAGCGGATGAATTGGGTCTGTCTATGGTGTTTACAGGTATCAGACATTTTAAGCATTGA
- a CDS encoding thymidine kinase: MFLEPAYKSQRSGWIEVICGSMFSGKTEELIRRLKRARIANQKVEIFKPSKDTRYDERKVVSHDENALLSKPILTSKELLAILEDTEVVGIDEAQFFDAQLPDICQELAVKGKRIIIAGLDMDFRGQPFGPMPALMAVAEYITKVHAICPHCGNLATHSYRLSGENETIVLGEKDKYEPRCRLCFTMGAILQFK; encoded by the coding sequence ATGTTTCTAGAACCAGCCTATAAATCACAACGCTCCGGATGGATTGAAGTTATCTGTGGCTCCATGTTCAGTGGAAAAACTGAAGAATTGATTCGCCGTCTTAAAAGAGCCCGGATTGCAAACCAAAAAGTTGAAATATTCAAACCGAGTAAGGATACCCGATATGATGAACGAAAAGTAGTTTCTCACGATGAAAATGCACTGCTTTCCAAACCCATCTTAACATCCAAAGAATTATTGGCCATATTGGAAGATACCGAAGTCGTAGGCATTGATGAAGCACAATTTTTTGATGCCCAATTGCCTGATATTTGCCAGGAACTCGCCGTTAAAGGTAAACGGATAATCATAGCTGGATTGGATATGGACTTCAGAGGACAACCTTTTGGTCCGATGCCGGCTTTAATGGCTGTTGCAGAATACATTACCAAAGTCCATGCAATTTGTCCCCATTGCGGCAATCTGGCAACCCATTCATATCGATTAAGTGGAGAAAACGAAACCATTGTATTGGGCGAAAAGGACAAATACGAACCCCGTTGCAGACTTTGTTTTACTATGGGGGCCATCTTACAATTTAAATAA
- a CDS encoding rhomboid family intramembrane serine protease has protein sequence MIELAKEKEKFIYALFVALLFSVACVLIHVLFLVFPIQKYDWSVYPRDIHQWYGILTGQFIHASWGHLFSNLPPLFVSSLVLFYFYRSIGWAGFILILLLTGFMVFLFGRNYSHIGASGLVYGLISFIFFSGIFRRNVKSIVLMTIMVIMYSGYLAGFFPTEERISWESHLFGAIAGLWTAFIFRNFREHDEVAVVYEWQGQDRNPKDYFF, from the coding sequence ATGATTGAATTAGCCAAAGAAAAAGAAAAATTCATTTACGCCCTTTTTGTTGCTTTGTTATTTTCGGTGGCCTGTGTTTTAATACATGTGCTGTTTTTAGTGTTCCCGATTCAAAAATATGATTGGAGTGTATATCCCAGAGATATTCATCAATGGTATGGTATTTTAACCGGGCAGTTTATACATGCGAGCTGGGGCCATTTATTTTCTAACCTTCCTCCCCTTTTTGTAAGCAGTTTGGTCTTATTTTATTTTTACCGGAGCATTGGTTGGGCAGGATTTATTTTGATTTTGCTGTTGACCGGGTTCATGGTTTTTTTATTTGGTCGAAATTATTCACACATCGGAGCCAGTGGCCTGGTCTATGGATTGATTTCCTTCATCTTTTTTTCAGGTATCTTTAGACGGAATGTAAAATCGATTGTATTAATGACCATTATGGTTATTATGTATAGCGGATACCTGGCGGGTTTTTTCCCTACTGAAGAACGGATATCCTGGGAAAGTCATTTGTTTGGAGCAATTGCAGGCCTGTGGACCGCTTTTATTTTCAGAAATTTCAGAGAACACGATGAGGTTGCAGTAGTTTATGAATGGCAGGGACAAGACCGAAATCCTAAGGATTACTTTTTTTGA
- a CDS encoding N-acetylmuramic acid 6-phosphate etherase, with protein sequence MNFIRLTEEDSLYHDLEHKSSIELLECMNVEDQKPAQAVKLVLPLVATFIDQTLPKLLEGGRIFYIGAGTSGRLGILDASECPPTFGVAPDLFNGIIAGGDGAIRKAVEFAEDSTQQAWLDLKSFFVSELDTVIGITASGTTPYVVNGLKSCREHRITTAGITSNPGSPVSKESDFPFELLLGPEFITGSTRLKSGTAQKMLLNMISTCLMIQFGRVIDNKMVDMQLANTKLIERAVRMILQFKSIREEKARELLKEFGSVRGVIEYLRVNPS encoded by the coding sequence ATGAATTTTATCCGTTTGACTGAAGAAGATTCCTTATACCATGACCTTGAACACAAAAGCAGCATCGAATTGTTGGAATGCATGAATGTTGAAGACCAGAAACCGGCTCAAGCTGTTAAACTCGTATTGCCTTTAGTTGCGACATTCATTGATCAAACCTTGCCTAAACTTTTGGAAGGAGGTCGGATATTTTATATCGGAGCCGGAACGAGCGGCCGTTTGGGAATACTGGATGCATCAGAATGTCCACCTACCTTTGGAGTAGCTCCGGATCTCTTTAATGGAATCATTGCTGGAGGCGATGGAGCGATCCGAAAAGCCGTAGAATTTGCAGAAGATAGTACGCAACAAGCCTGGCTTGATCTAAAATCCTTTTTTGTAAGTGAACTCGATACGGTCATTGGAATCACAGCAAGCGGGACCACGCCTTATGTAGTAAATGGCCTAAAATCTTGTCGGGAGCACCGGATTACTACTGCTGGAATTACCTCCAACCCCGGCAGTCCGGTAAGTAAAGAATCCGATTTTCCTTTTGAATTGCTATTGGGACCGGAATTTATTACCGGAAGCACCCGATTAAAAAGTGGAACCGCTCAAAAAATGCTCTTAAACATGATTTCAACCTGCCTCATGATTCAATTTGGGAGGGTAATCGACAATAAAATGGTGGACATGCAATTGGCCAATACGAAACTCATCGAACGAGCGGTCCGCATGATCCTCCAATTTAAATCGATCCGCGAAGAAAAAGCCAGAGAACTCCTCAAAGAATTTGGAAGCGTTCGTGGAGTCATTGAGTATTTACGGGTAAATCCTAGTTAA
- a CDS encoding MFS transporter — protein MRIINLYRDSFAGLNINSWLLALVQLVNRAGTMVVPFMSMYMTQHIGVSITKAGMVMTCFGLGSIVGAYFGGKLTDRIGFYNLMLFSLIAGGCSYIFISFFENYYLICLATFIASVINESFRPASMAAISAYSNPDTLTRSGSLVRLSVNLGWAFGAAIGGWIASHNYQLLFYVDGITNILAGILIFYKLPRLEIKPKREHSALNKPVNQSAFKDRFYLYFILLTCLFGLCFFQIFTTLPIYLKTELFLSESQIGWVLGINGLFIAAFEMVAVYSLENVRRLRLIALGTFITGLSFVIFNVVTMDAFRLGILSSAIISVGEILAMPFMLVFFMKRSNPSNIGQYASLYTIAYSVAHICGSFSGSAIADHFGFETLWWLVGGLSTLIGLAFLYLDKIESRYPLSVPLNETRLA, from the coding sequence ATGCGAATCATCAATCTGTATCGGGATTCATTTGCTGGATTGAATATCAATTCCTGGTTGCTTGCATTGGTACAATTAGTCAACCGTGCAGGCACGATGGTCGTTCCTTTTATGTCTATGTATATGACACAACACATTGGAGTGAGCATTACAAAGGCAGGTATGGTAATGACTTGTTTTGGATTAGGCTCTATCGTTGGTGCCTATTTTGGAGGCAAGCTCACGGATCGTATTGGATTTTATAATTTAATGCTGTTTTCTTTAATTGCCGGTGGTTGTTCGTATATTTTTATTTCCTTTTTTGAAAATTATTATTTGATCTGTCTTGCAACGTTTATTGCTTCTGTAATTAATGAAAGTTTCCGACCTGCAAGTATGGCAGCAATTTCTGCCTACAGCAATCCGGATACACTCACCAGAAGTGGATCACTTGTAAGATTGTCAGTTAATTTAGGATGGGCATTTGGTGCAGCTATTGGTGGCTGGATTGCATCGCATAATTATCAATTATTATTTTATGTAGATGGAATCACCAATATTTTAGCAGGTATTTTGATATTTTATAAACTACCCCGATTGGAAATTAAACCAAAAAGAGAACACAGTGCGTTGAATAAACCTGTTAATCAATCTGCATTTAAAGATCGGTTTTATTTATATTTTATTCTTTTGACCTGTTTGTTTGGACTTTGTTTTTTTCAAATATTTACAACACTCCCAATTTATTTAAAAACGGAATTATTCTTATCAGAAAGTCAAATTGGATGGGTATTGGGTATAAATGGTTTATTCATTGCAGCATTTGAGATGGTTGCAGTGTATTCACTTGAAAATGTCAGGAGATTGCGCTTGATTGCTTTGGGGACGTTTATAACGGGACTATCCTTTGTTATATTTAATGTGGTAACTATGGATGCATTTCGCCTGGGTATTTTATCCTCCGCAATCATATCCGTTGGCGAAATATTGGCCATGCCCTTTATGTTGGTCTTTTTTATGAAGCGAAGCAATCCGTCAAATATTGGTCAATATGCATCCTTGTATACAATCGCATACAGTGTAGCGCATATATGTGGCAGCTTTTCAGGAAGTGCTATAGCCGATCATTTTGGCTTTGAAACCTTGTGGTGGTTGGTAGGTGGTTTGTCAACACTTATCGGCCTGGCGTTCTTGTATTTGGATAAAATAGAATCCCGCTACCCTCTCAGCGTCCCTTTAAATGAAACCAGATTAGCCTGA